One Nisaea sediminum genomic window carries:
- a CDS encoding S-methyl-5'-thioadenosine phosphorylase yields the protein MTDLTRDAVLGFIGGSGIYEIDGLTNTRWETVESPFGTPSDQLLFGELDGQKLVFLPRHGRGHKLNPSGINYRANIDAMKRAGVTDIVSLSAVGSLKEEYAPGHFVLIDQFIDRTFAREKTFFTNGCAAHVSFSHPVSARIQAALAAACEEIGLPYSVNGTYICMEGPQFSTFAESTLYRSWGCDVIGMTNMPEAKLAREAEIPYATVAMVTDYDCWHPDHDSVTVEQVIKVLTGNAEKARNLVRTVAPMLAKRPEVDEQGGDNALQFALITHPDARDPAVVAKLDAVAGRVLKG from the coding sequence ATGACGGACCTGACACGCGACGCGGTGCTTGGCTTTATCGGCGGTAGCGGGATCTACGAGATCGACGGGCTGACCAACACGCGCTGGGAGACGGTCGAGTCGCCCTTCGGCACGCCGTCGGACCAGCTCCTGTTCGGCGAGCTCGATGGCCAGAAGCTGGTCTTCCTGCCGCGTCACGGCCGCGGCCACAAGCTGAACCCGTCCGGCATCAACTACCGCGCCAATATCGACGCGATGAAACGGGCCGGCGTCACCGACATCGTCTCGCTCAGCGCCGTCGGCTCCCTCAAGGAGGAATACGCGCCGGGTCATTTCGTGCTGATCGACCAGTTCATCGACCGCACCTTCGCGCGCGAGAAGACCTTCTTTACCAACGGCTGCGCCGCGCATGTCTCCTTCAGTCATCCGGTCTCGGCGCGGATCCAGGCGGCGCTGGCGGCGGCCTGCGAGGAGATCGGCCTGCCCTACAGTGTCAACGGGACCTATATCTGCATGGAAGGCCCGCAATTCTCGACCTTTGCCGAGAGCACGCTCTACCGGTCCTGGGGCTGCGACGTGATCGGCATGACCAACATGCCGGAGGCCAAGCTCGCCCGCGAGGCGGAGATCCCCTATGCCACCGTCGCCATGGTCACCGACTATGACTGCTGGCATCCGGACCATGACAGCGTGACGGTCGAGCAGGTGATCAAGGTGCTGACCGGCAATGCCGAGAAGGCGCGCAACCTCGTGCGCACCGTCGCGCCGATGCTGGCGAAGCGCCCGGAGGTGGACGAGCAGGGCGGCGACAACGCGCTGCAATTCGCCCTGATCACCCATCCGGACGCGCGCGATCCGGCCGTTGTCGCCAAGCTCGACGCGGTCGCCGGGCGGGTGCTGAAGGGCTGA
- a CDS encoding CaiB/BaiF CoA transferase family protein, with protein MPAIHASAALSRFTVLDLTRVRSGPTCVRQLADWGANVIKIELPEAMEAGNQLGGAREGSDFQNLHRNKRAMTLNLKDPEGLAILKKMAKTADVIVENFRPDVKQRLGIDYETLAKDNPGLVYASISGFGQDGPYAKRPGFDQIAQGMGGLMSITGAPGEGPMRVGIPVADLTAGIFASQGIMLALLEREQSGKGQWVHTSLLQAQIFMLDFQASRWTMSGEVAKQAGNNHPTSIPTGVFKTSDGYMNIAVSGEKIWTRFCEAIGRPDLPTNEDYDTGPKRSENRDTLNAIIQDVLVTESTKHWVDLFNKEGVPAGPIYNIDQTFADPQVKHLGMQQTVHSKELGDIDLVAQPITLSRTPSKFVAAPPSYGEHTDEILGELGMSAEEIKVLRDKQVI; from the coding sequence TTGCCCGCGATCCACGCCTCCGCCGCCCTCTCCCGCTTCACGGTCCTCGACCTGACGCGGGTCCGTTCCGGTCCGACCTGCGTGCGCCAGCTCGCCGACTGGGGCGCCAACGTCATCAAGATCGAACTGCCCGAGGCGATGGAGGCCGGAAACCAACTCGGCGGCGCGCGCGAGGGTTCCGATTTCCAGAACCTGCACCGCAACAAGCGGGCGATGACGCTGAACCTGAAGGATCCCGAAGGCCTCGCCATCCTGAAAAAGATGGCGAAAACCGCCGACGTCATCGTGGAGAACTTCCGCCCCGACGTGAAACAGCGCCTCGGCATCGATTACGAGACCCTGGCGAAGGACAATCCGGGCCTCGTCTATGCCTCGATCTCCGGTTTCGGCCAGGACGGCCCCTATGCCAAGCGTCCGGGCTTCGACCAGATCGCGCAGGGCATGGGCGGGCTGATGTCGATCACCGGCGCCCCCGGCGAGGGCCCGATGCGTGTCGGCATCCCGGTTGCGGACCTGACGGCCGGTATCTTCGCCTCCCAGGGCATCATGCTGGCGCTGCTCGAGCGTGAGCAGTCCGGCAAGGGCCAGTGGGTCCATACCTCACTCCTGCAGGCGCAGATCTTCATGCTCGACTTCCAGGCTTCGCGCTGGACCATGAGCGGCGAGGTCGCCAAGCAGGCCGGCAACAACCACCCGACCAGCATCCCAACCGGCGTCTTCAAGACCAGCGACGGCTACATGAACATCGCCGTCTCGGGCGAGAAGATCTGGACCCGCTTCTGCGAGGCCATCGGCCGCCCGGACCTGCCCACGAACGAGGATTACGACACCGGACCCAAGCGCTCGGAAAACCGCGACACGCTCAACGCCATCATCCAGGACGTGCTCGTGACGGAGAGCACCAAGCACTGGGTCGATCTCTTCAACAAGGAAGGCGTGCCTGCCGGGCCGATCTACAATATCGACCAGACCTTCGCCGACCCGCAGGTGAAGCATCTCGGCATGCAGCAGACCGTGCATTCGAAGGAGCTCGGCGATATCGACCTCGTCGCCCAGCCGATCACCCTCTCCCGCACACCGAGCAAGTTCGTCGCCGCGCCGCCCTCCTACGGCGAGCACACGGACGAAATCCTCGGCGAACTCGGCATGAGCGCCGAGGAGATCAAGGTCCTGCGCGACAAGCAGGTCATCTGA
- a CDS encoding response regulator: MNFYLDRFFSPVREAFEPAASLPGTYNVGLVALSVFIAILAAVVALSTSARIAAARSNSARAAWLVAGGGCMGGGIWGMHFVGMLAFSLPCGISYDPLITLVSMIPGMLASTVSLLVISRGDRITLGGLTIGAVLQGGGIGAMHYAGMAAMRLDAVLLYDIPMVALSVLVAVVLAFVSLSILFLLRNIRPLHRLAVPVAAIVMGCSVAGMHYIAMQAALFFPIVSVLGPIDTFAPTTMAVIITLLVACFGAATLAAAFAGRQFETASVLRDEVDRRTMLEQQARADHARLQAIMDNVDAAIVTIDERGTILHWSPGAERIFGYQTDEAQGRNISSMMPKEEADKHDGHLADFLTIGKKSIIGVGREVTGLRKDGSTVPLELAISDARLEGRTLFIGILHDITERKRNHAELVKAREEAEAANKAKSLFLANMSHEIRTPLNPIIGMAHLLQKTGLNRLQAGYVGKIQQSGKHLLRIINDILDFSKVEAGELILEETNFELDEILESISSVVSEHSAEKNIELIFDIPTDIPRDFRGDPLRLSQILINFASNAVKFTEAGEVCISVKLLRRTEETGHLKFLVRDTGIGITPEQQQKLFRSFQQADESTTRKFGGTGLGLAISERLAHLMGGRVGLESEPGKGSTFWLDLELRLGDRTGVQRPSNPDLRGRRVLVIEDNASANQALCEMLRSMSFEVDSVDNGQAAIDRVRQGSRYDLVFADWRMPGLDGIETIRRIREESPPGEVPGFVLATAYGRDDVMKAAADAEIDEVLVKPLNPSQLLNSALRVLGPETGGFDITRQGGTEQPSTTFLGKQRILVVEDNPLNRDVAIGLLRSFGADTEVAENGAEALDRLEQRQFDAVLMDVQMPVMDGYTATREIRRRYPELELPIIAMTANALSGDRERCLEAGMDDHVAKPIDPDRLCAVLAAHLKIAAPAPEDIRPSDEMLSAAAEFRLHDSIDVASGLGRVLGDKKRYLGLLRRFLDGQSTVAARIAEALAVEDYATAELEAHTARSVAANIGAMAVSESAGAVEQAIRLRTSRTELGVLLDRFVNVLAPVLESLASTDLENPESEVDAESEATEEGREVLGDLISLLVDDNADAQELFTVKRGLLRPFFDVSTFTELSEAINSFDLERAHRICANTQLTAPEGGTA, from the coding sequence ATGAACTTCTACCTGGACCGCTTTTTCTCCCCAGTTCGCGAGGCCTTCGAACCGGCGGCTTCCCTGCCCGGCACCTACAATGTCGGACTGGTCGCGCTGTCGGTGTTCATCGCGATCCTGGCGGCCGTCGTCGCCCTTTCCACGTCGGCGCGCATCGCCGCCGCGCGCAGCAATAGCGCGCGCGCAGCCTGGCTGGTTGCCGGCGGCGGCTGCATGGGCGGCGGCATCTGGGGCATGCACTTCGTCGGCATGCTCGCCTTCTCGTTACCCTGCGGTATCAGCTACGATCCGCTGATCACCCTCGTTTCGATGATTCCCGGGATGCTCGCGAGCACGGTCTCGCTCCTCGTGATCAGCCGCGGCGACCGGATCACGCTCGGCGGACTCACGATCGGAGCCGTCCTGCAGGGCGGGGGCATCGGTGCCATGCATTACGCCGGAATGGCGGCCATGCGGCTCGATGCCGTGCTGCTCTACGACATTCCCATGGTCGCACTTTCGGTTCTCGTCGCCGTGGTGCTGGCCTTCGTGTCTCTCAGCATCCTGTTCCTGCTCAGAAACATCCGGCCTCTCCACCGTCTCGCCGTTCCTGTGGCGGCAATCGTCATGGGATGCAGCGTCGCAGGGATGCACTACATCGCAATGCAGGCAGCGCTCTTCTTCCCGATCGTGAGTGTACTCGGTCCGATCGACACTTTCGCGCCAACGACGATGGCGGTCATCATCACCCTTCTCGTGGCCTGCTTCGGTGCCGCCACCCTTGCCGCTGCCTTCGCCGGACGTCAGTTCGAGACCGCAAGCGTGCTGCGGGACGAGGTCGATCGGCGGACCATGTTGGAACAGCAGGCCCGCGCCGATCACGCTCGGCTGCAGGCGATCATGGACAATGTCGACGCCGCCATCGTAACCATCGACGAACGCGGAACGATCCTGCACTGGTCGCCGGGAGCGGAACGGATTTTCGGCTATCAGACCGACGAGGCGCAGGGCCGGAACATCTCTTCCATGATGCCGAAAGAAGAAGCCGACAAGCACGACGGCCATCTCGCCGATTTTCTGACGATCGGTAAAAAGAGCATCATCGGGGTCGGCCGGGAAGTCACCGGATTGCGCAAGGACGGCTCGACGGTGCCGCTCGAACTTGCGATCAGCGACGCCAGGCTCGAGGGCCGCACGCTCTTCATCGGGATCCTGCACGACATTACCGAACGCAAGCGGAACCACGCCGAGCTGGTCAAAGCACGTGAGGAGGCCGAGGCCGCCAACAAGGCCAAGTCCCTGTTTCTCGCGAACATGAGCCACGAGATCCGCACCCCGCTCAATCCCATCATCGGGATGGCGCACCTGTTGCAGAAAACCGGGCTCAACCGCCTCCAGGCGGGGTATGTCGGCAAGATCCAGCAATCCGGCAAACACCTTCTCAGAATCATCAACGATATCCTCGACTTCTCCAAGGTCGAGGCGGGCGAGCTGATTCTGGAAGAAACAAATTTCGAGCTCGACGAGATCCTGGAGAGCATTTCCTCCGTGGTCTCCGAGCACAGCGCGGAAAAGAATATCGAGCTGATCTTCGACATTCCGACCGACATTCCGAGGGACTTTCGCGGCGACCCGCTCCGGCTCAGCCAGATCCTGATCAATTTTGCCAGCAATGCCGTCAAATTCACCGAGGCGGGAGAGGTCTGTATCTCCGTCAAGCTGTTGCGACGGACGGAGGAGACCGGACACCTCAAGTTTCTGGTGCGCGATACCGGTATCGGAATCACGCCGGAGCAGCAGCAGAAACTCTTCCGCTCGTTCCAGCAGGCCGACGAATCGACGACCCGCAAGTTCGGCGGCACCGGACTCGGGCTCGCCATCTCGGAGCGGCTCGCCCATCTGATGGGGGGCAGGGTCGGTCTCGAAAGCGAACCCGGCAAGGGCAGCACATTCTGGCTCGACCTTGAGCTCCGGTTAGGCGACCGCACCGGTGTCCAACGCCCGTCGAATCCAGATCTCCGCGGGCGCCGGGTGCTGGTCATCGAGGACAATGCGTCCGCGAACCAGGCGCTCTGTGAAATGCTGCGCTCCATGTCCTTCGAAGTCGACAGCGTCGACAACGGGCAGGCGGCGATCGACCGGGTCCGCCAGGGGAGCCGCTACGACCTCGTCTTCGCAGACTGGCGCATGCCGGGCCTGGACGGTATCGAGACGATCCGGAGGATACGCGAGGAGAGCCCACCGGGAGAGGTTCCCGGGTTCGTGCTTGCGACAGCTTATGGCCGCGACGATGTCATGAAGGCTGCGGCCGACGCCGAGATCGACGAGGTCCTCGTCAAGCCTCTGAACCCCTCGCAATTGCTGAACTCAGCCCTCCGGGTCCTCGGCCCGGAGACCGGAGGGTTCGATATCACGCGGCAGGGCGGCACCGAACAGCCCTCCACGACCTTCCTCGGAAAGCAGCGCATTCTGGTCGTGGAGGACAATCCGCTGAACCGGGACGTTGCGATCGGTCTGTTGCGCTCCTTCGGCGCCGATACGGAGGTCGCCGAGAACGGGGCGGAGGCACTCGACCGTCTGGAGCAACGGCAGTTCGACGCCGTCCTGATGGATGTGCAGATGCCGGTCATGGACGGTTATACCGCGACCCGGGAAATTCGCCGCCGCTACCCCGAGCTGGAACTTCCGATCATTGCCATGACGGCAAATGCCTTGAGCGGAGATCGCGAACGCTGTCTTGAGGCGGGGATGGACGACCATGTCGCCAAACCGATCGATCCGGACCGGCTTTGCGCGGTCCTGGCGGCCCACCTCAAGATCGCAGCGCCCGCTCCGGAAGACATCCGTCCAAGCGATGAAATGCTCTCCGCCGCGGCCGAATTCCGCCTGCATGACAGTATCGATGTCGCCTCCGGCCTCGGACGGGTCCTGGGCGACAAGAAGCGGTATCTCGGATTGCTGCGGCGTTTTCTCGACGGGCAGTCGACCGTCGCGGCACGGATCGCGGAGGCGCTCGCAGTGGAGGATTACGCGACCGCGGAGCTCGAAGCGCACACGGCACGATCCGTCGCCGCGAATATCGGGGCCATGGCCGTGTCCGAAAGCGCCGGCGCCGTCGAACAGGCGATCCGGCTTCGTACCTCCCGCACCGAACTCGGCGTCCTGCTCGACCGGTTCGTGAACGTCCTCGCCCCGGTACTCGAATCTCTTGCCTCGACCGATCTTGAGAACCCGGAATCCGAGGTCGACGCGGAAAGCGAGGCCACCGAGGAAGGACGAGAGGTCCTCGGCGACTTGATCTCTCTCCTTGTCGACGACAACGCCGACGCGCAGGAACTGTTCACGGTCAAAAGAGGCCTCCTGCGCCCGTTTTTCGACGTCTCGACCTTCACGGAACTCTCCGAGGCAATAAACAGTTTCGATCTCGAACGGGCGCACAGGATCTGCGCAAACACCCAGCTTACCGCTCCGGAAGGCGGCACCGCATGA
- a CDS encoding sulfotransferase family protein, translated as MPDPFDAVHARLLELPVFFVGGMPRSGTTWMQQLLNAHPNVLCMGESRFFEDLIPNLYEMLKSYSQRRHDLVDTWGPGVNGLVGMHMGPIFKASFASLAGANLGDKDVADLVTVGEKTPDNITSLRRLWQIYPEARVIHVIRDPRDGAVSGYIRFNTKLVRHISREDYIPSYCEQWRNRILEARKLAEGHAFMEVRYEDLHADAENTAAKLFRFLGAPDDAETVAAAVQKASFESLSGGRKRGETDARSHYRQGVVGGWRAELTETEQAAAIEAAEPVLSELGYLEPEDRAASGEA; from the coding sequence ATGCCCGATCCGTTCGACGCGGTCCATGCCCGTCTGCTGGAACTCCCGGTCTTCTTTGTCGGCGGCATGCCGCGCTCCGGGACCACCTGGATGCAGCAATTGCTGAACGCCCATCCGAACGTACTCTGCATGGGCGAGTCGCGCTTCTTCGAGGATCTGATCCCCAATCTCTACGAGATGCTGAAGAGCTACAGCCAGCGTCGCCACGACCTGGTCGACACCTGGGGTCCCGGCGTGAACGGTCTGGTGGGGATGCATATGGGGCCGATCTTCAAAGCCTCCTTCGCGTCCCTCGCCGGCGCCAATCTCGGGGACAAGGATGTCGCCGATCTGGTCACGGTCGGCGAGAAGACGCCGGACAACATCACCAGCCTCCGCCGTCTCTGGCAGATTTATCCCGAAGCCCGCGTCATCCATGTGATCCGCGATCCGAGGGACGGCGCGGTCTCGGGCTATATCCGCTTCAATACGAAACTGGTCCGGCACATTTCGCGCGAGGACTACATCCCCTCCTATTGCGAGCAGTGGCGCAACCGGATCCTGGAGGCCCGCAAGCTCGCCGAGGGGCACGCCTTCATGGAGGTGCGCTACGAGGATCTGCATGCGGACGCGGAAAATACCGCGGCGAAGCTGTTCCGCTTCCTCGGCGCGCCGGACGATGCGGAGACGGTCGCGGCGGCGGTCCAGAAAGCCAGCTTCGAGAGCCTCTCCGGCGGCCGCAAGCGCGGCGAGACGGATGCCAGGTCGCACTACCGCCAGGGCGTCGTCGGCGGCTGGCGCGCGGAGCTGACGGAAACGGAACAGGCCGCAGCGATCGAGGCGGCGGAACCAGTGCTTTCTGAGCTTGGATATCTGGAGCCGGAAGATCGGGCGGCATCCGGCGAAGCCTGA
- a CDS encoding HAD family hydrolase — MFSAIIFDCDGVLINSESILRAFYLRRLAELGLKYEPEAYSKRFKGKAWPQFSALVEEEYQQKFGNPLPEGCFDSIKDETWAEYKRALTPTEGIAALLSTLRLPKAVASNSGAASLERKLRHTGLLKHFDPHLVSLDHVARGKPAPDMFLLAAERLGAAPSDCLVIEDSTTGVTAATKAGMTSWGYIGEGGGDADLPEMLRDAGASEIFAHHDEIRERLG; from the coding sequence ATGTTCTCGGCCATCATCTTCGACTGCGACGGCGTCCTCATCAATTCCGAGTCGATCCTGCGCGCCTTCTACCTCCGGCGTTTGGCCGAGCTCGGCCTGAAATACGAGCCGGAGGCCTACAGCAAGCGCTTCAAAGGCAAGGCCTGGCCGCAGTTTTCGGCGCTGGTCGAAGAGGAGTACCAGCAGAAATTCGGCAACCCGCTCCCGGAAGGCTGCTTCGACAGCATCAAGGACGAGACCTGGGCCGAATACAAACGCGCGCTGACCCCGACGGAGGGCATCGCCGCCCTGCTCTCCACTTTGAGGCTGCCCAAGGCCGTCGCCTCCAACAGCGGGGCCGCCTCGCTGGAGCGCAAGCTGCGCCACACCGGCCTGCTGAAGCATTTCGACCCGCATCTCGTCTCGCTCGACCATGTCGCGCGCGGCAAGCCCGCGCCGGACATGTTCCTGCTGGCTGCGGAACGGCTGGGCGCGGCGCCCTCCGATTGCCTCGTCATCGAGGACAGCACCACCGGCGTCACGGCCGCGACCAAGGCCGGCATGACTTCCTGGGGCTATATCGGGGAAGGCGGCGGCGACGCGGACCTGCCGGAGATGCTCAGGGACGCCGGGGCCAGCGAGATCTTCGCCCATCACGACGAGATCCGGGAACGGTTGGGATAA
- a CDS encoding tetratricopeptide repeat protein, translating into MARTSHPSPSRLGGVVNIGTARLENLYRKVTKGQPESPRSLHVKSILAMQNGRHAEAAQLIGMAAVLDPSDADHQRQLGTTCFEAGWLEPAATALNRSIYLRPDDPDPWFTLGQVFDAAGNRDHARTCYEQCLALNPRFHDARIAMAEQDLG; encoded by the coding sequence ATGGCACGGACCTCACATCCATCCCCGTCGCGCCTCGGCGGGGTGGTGAATATCGGCACGGCACGGCTGGAGAACCTCTACCGCAAGGTCACGAAGGGGCAGCCGGAGAGCCCGCGCTCGCTCCATGTCAAAAGCATTCTTGCCATGCAGAACGGCCGTCATGCCGAAGCGGCGCAGCTGATCGGCATGGCCGCGGTGCTCGACCCGTCTGACGCCGATCATCAGCGCCAGCTCGGCACGACCTGTTTCGAGGCCGGCTGGCTGGAGCCTGCCGCGACGGCCCTCAACCGCTCGATCTATCTCAGGCCAGACGACCCCGATCCCTGGTTCACCCTCGGCCAGGTGTTCGACGCCGCCGGCAACCGCGACCATGCCCGCACCTGCTACGAGCAGTGCCTCGCCCTCAACCCGCGCTTCCACGACGCCCGCATCGCGATGGCGGAGCAGGATCTGGGGTAG
- a CDS encoding HAD family hydrolase, protein MFSAIIFDCDGVLVNSESIHVALELEHLAELGLVYERGDYIHRMKGRSWPDFLAALSNDHEAAFATKLPDSFSTRLSNAVWAAFEEQLSAMAGVAELLNGLSQPRAVASSSGHRALRSKLEMTGLISYFDPHVVSSDHVEKAKPAPDIFLHAAEGLNVPPRSCLVIEDSVNGVLGARAAGMTVWGYTGDAPGEEALPERLRNAGASEIFAHHDEIRERLG, encoded by the coding sequence ATGTTCTCGGCCATCATCTTCGACTGCGACGGCGTTCTGGTGAATTCTGAATCGATCCACGTTGCCCTCGAACTCGAACATCTCGCGGAACTCGGATTGGTCTACGAGCGCGGCGATTATATTCACCGGATGAAAGGGCGGTCCTGGCCAGATTTTCTCGCCGCGCTATCAAACGACCATGAAGCGGCCTTCGCAACCAAACTGCCCGATAGTTTCTCTACGCGGCTCTCCAATGCGGTCTGGGCAGCGTTCGAAGAACAATTGAGTGCGATGGCCGGCGTCGCCGAGCTGCTCAACGGTCTCTCGCAGCCACGCGCCGTCGCCTCCTCAAGCGGACATCGCGCCCTGCGGTCCAAACTGGAGATGACCGGCCTTATTTCCTACTTCGACCCGCATGTGGTCTCCAGCGACCATGTCGAGAAAGCCAAGCCCGCTCCCGACATCTTCCTGCATGCGGCCGAGGGATTGAATGTTCCGCCTCGAAGCTGCCTGGTGATCGAGGATAGCGTCAACGGCGTGCTGGGAGCCCGCGCGGCCGGAATGACGGTTTGGGGTTATACCGGCGACGCGCCCGGGGAAGAAGCCCTGCCCGAGCGTCTGCGGAACGCCGGCGCCAGCGAGATCTTCGCCCATCACGACGAAATCCGGGAACGGTTGGGGTAG
- a CDS encoding enoyl-CoA hydratase, translating to MPASAPQPILTEFKNGIARLIFNNPARHNAMSLEMWTHGAELLEAFGRDDNVRAILLTGAGSEAFVAGADISKFGDERASREAVETYDRAVARFQQVMRALEKPTIARINGFCIGGGLAIAIECDIRICSEKSRFSVPAAKLGIGYAMDGIRRLRTLVGPAFAAEIFYTARQFTAAEAVMMGLVNRVLPEAELDAHVEDLLSRISENAPLAIHTAKRALIELEKPEEDQDAAACDALVLKCMESEDYVEGRTAFMEKRKPVFRGR from the coding sequence ATGCCCGCAAGCGCCCCGCAGCCTATCCTGACCGAGTTCAAGAACGGCATCGCCCGCCTGATCTTCAACAATCCGGCCCGCCACAACGCTATGTCGCTGGAGATGTGGACCCATGGCGCCGAATTGCTGGAGGCCTTCGGGCGCGACGACAATGTCCGCGCCATCCTGCTGACCGGTGCGGGCAGCGAGGCCTTCGTCGCCGGCGCGGACATCTCCAAGTTCGGCGACGAACGGGCGAGCCGGGAGGCGGTGGAGACCTATGACCGCGCCGTCGCCCGTTTCCAGCAGGTGATGCGGGCGCTCGAGAAGCCGACAATCGCGCGGATCAACGGTTTCTGCATCGGCGGTGGCCTCGCCATCGCGATCGAGTGCGACATCCGGATCTGCTCGGAGAAATCGCGCTTCTCGGTGCCGGCGGCCAAGCTCGGTATCGGCTATGCGATGGATGGCATCCGCCGCCTGCGCACCCTCGTCGGCCCCGCCTTCGCGGCCGAGATCTTCTACACCGCCCGACAGTTCACCGCGGCGGAGGCAGTGATGATGGGGCTGGTCAACCGGGTCCTGCCGGAAGCCGAGCTCGACGCCCATGTCGAGGATCTGCTGTCCCGCATCTCCGAGAACGCCCCGCTCGCCATCCACACGGCGAAACGGGCGCTGATCGAGCTGGAAAAACCCGAAGAGGACCAGGACGCGGCCGCCTGCGACGCGCTGGTGCTGAAATGCATGGAGAGCGAGGATTATGTCGAGGGACGGACCGCTTTCATGGAAAAGCGAAAGCCGGTTTTCCGGGGACGCTGA
- a CDS encoding amidase: MSVANRQQTATSGSYDPASQKLLTFHDAVPAFRDGSDSPRAYLERCLEVIEAREPDVQAWVTLNHEGARKAADEASARYKAGRQLSPVDGMPIGIKDLFMTKDMPTEMGSPLYKGNETHADSALVYGLRMSGAVILGKTVTTELGFSHPGPTRNPFNPDRTPGGSSSGSAAAIGAGMVPATIGSQVVGSVIRPASFCGNYAIKPTLGALNRGERAGTLSQSHIGVHAGALEDMWAVAYQIAATAGGDAGYPGLYGEEVPSGPKKPTHLILLQTEGWEMLDGTSRAAFEKILDQLRRQDIQILTRADSPTIDACEVAMAESLKLARDICCWELRWSLRNLAEKDRSLMSESLQQRLALAEDMSLADYRAALDQRERMRTRFKALAPFADGCITLSSVGIAPPFDGSGSTGEPGITHQTGLPAFNAATSALGAPAITLPLMAISGMPVGVQLVGQLHRDQDLTGLAAWMRENVKPVSM; the protein is encoded by the coding sequence ATGAGTGTTGCCAACCGCCAGCAGACCGCGACCAGCGGCAGCTACGATCCGGCGAGTCAGAAACTGCTGACGTTCCACGACGCGGTCCCGGCCTTCCGGGACGGAAGCGACAGTCCGCGCGCCTATCTGGAGCGCTGTCTCGAGGTGATCGAGGCGCGCGAGCCGGACGTCCAGGCCTGGGTCACGCTCAATCACGAGGGCGCCCGCAAGGCCGCTGACGAAGCCAGCGCCCGCTACAAGGCCGGCAGGCAGCTTTCCCCCGTCGACGGCATGCCGATCGGCATCAAGGATCTCTTCATGACGAAGGACATGCCGACCGAGATGGGCAGTCCGCTGTACAAGGGCAACGAGACCCATGCCGACAGCGCCCTCGTCTACGGCCTGCGCATGTCCGGCGCGGTGATCCTCGGCAAAACGGTGACGACGGAGCTCGGCTTCTCGCATCCCGGCCCGACCCGGAACCCGTTCAATCCCGACCGCACGCCCGGCGGTTCCTCAAGCGGCTCGGCCGCGGCGATCGGCGCCGGCATGGTGCCTGCCACCATCGGCTCGCAGGTCGTCGGTTCGGTGATCCGTCCCGCCAGCTTCTGCGGCAATTACGCGATCAAGCCGACGCTCGGCGCGCTGAACCGGGGCGAGCGCGCGGGCACCCTCAGCCAGAGCCATATCGGCGTGCATGCGGGCGCGCTCGAGGACATGTGGGCGGTGGCCTACCAGATCGCCGCAACGGCGGGCGGCGACGCGGGCTATCCCGGCCTCTACGGCGAGGAAGTGCCCTCCGGACCGAAGAAGCCGACCCACCTCATCCTGCTGCAGACCGAAGGCTGGGAGATGCTGGACGGCACCAGCCGCGCCGCCTTCGAGAAGATCCTGGACCAACTCCGGCGGCAGGATATCCAGATCCTCACCCGGGCCGACAGCCCGACCATCGATGCCTGCGAGGTGGCGATGGCGGAAAGCCTGAAGCTCGCCCGCGACATCTGCTGCTGGGAGCTGCGCTGGTCCCTGCGCAATCTCGCCGAGAAGGACCGCAGCCTGATGAGCGAGAGCCTGCAGCAGCGCCTCGCCCTTGCCGAGGACATGAGCCTCGCGGACTACCGGGCCGCGCTCGACCAGCGCGAGCGGATGCGGACCCGCTTCAAGGCGCTGGCGCCTTTCGCGGACGGCTGCATTACCCTCTCCTCGGTCGGTATCGCACCGCCGTTCGACGGCTCGGGGAGCACTGGCGAGCCGGGGATCACGCACCAGACCGGTCTGCCGGCCTTCAACGCGGCGACCTCGGCCCTCGGCGCGCCCGCGATCACGCTGCCCCTGATGGCCATCTCCGGCATGCCGGTCGGTGTCCAGCTCGTCGGCCAGCTCCACCGGGACCAGGACCTCACCGGCCTCGCCGCCTGGATGCGGGAAAACGTGAAGCCGGTCTCGATGTAG